The following are encoded together in the Malaya genurostris strain Urasoe2022 chromosome 3, Malgen_1.1, whole genome shotgun sequence genome:
- the LOC131437581 gene encoding elongator complex protein 2, translating into MEIHNRYTSIACNRTPESLDWGHDGLVYYAACHAIAVFDPNFHGSSKIVRTLCDHKARVNTVKKLTSNSQQQIDLISGSDDNLCILWNTQNLSQPLQHVLEGHTKGVTQVDAIYQSGHLIVATGSADSSIKLWRMNEEDKFYCAQTINLGTGFCFALKFFLLPRSSGLMLTCAMDNDQIHLYAFTEEQFVLVDKLKGHTDWVRGLDCILDIEKDDLLLASASQDGFIRLWRISPREINRPQQPLDDFSSDQDIVLEEKVFSINHEGEDYYYAVSLESVLQGHEGWVYGVHFSREGSQLHLLSSSIDKTLIIWTPTSSGIWFERVRVGEVGGSSLGFYGGKFSPTSQSIIGHGFQGSLHLWQQDPVDARVWKPGTIVGGHFEAVRDLVWEPVEGNFLVTVAADQTSRIHADWKRSHSDEVTWHEIARPQVHGYDMQCLCMLSRYTFASAAEEKIVRIFQAPGNFVENFRHLCDVKDDEEGDNILKTTPKGASVPSLGLSNKGVYGNAEELPPETRHVKDMYPEHYFTPTSMICPPTEETLMQNTLWPEMQKLYGHGYEIYALAATLDGRFVASASRATSAEHAQILIWNTSTWKIVQRLPAHQLTVTQLAFAPSNTLLLAVSRDRTLSVFENKDQGENCNFILITHTNKQTSIHTRIIWCCNWSHDSKHFVTGSRDGKVVLWDRQEVQFSAKAILDLKGDSVTAVAFASRKLHQNQYLIAIGLEKGIIQLYAIEQEWKLLATVNHSCGHHLTVKRLAFRPTEETIQLASCGEDNLVRIYDISY; encoded by the exons ATGGAAATCCATAATCGTTACACTTCAATCGCTTGCAATCGAACACCGGAGTCTTTGGACTGGGGCCACGATGGTCTAGTTTATTATGCCGCTTGTCATGCAATTGCCGTGTTTGATCCAAAT TTCCATGGATCCTCAAAAATAGTTCGTACATTATGCgatcacaaagctcgagtaaaCACGGTGAAAAAACTTACATCAAACTCGCAACAACAAATTGATCTTATTTCCGGATCCGATGACAATTTGTGTATTTTATGGAACACGCAAAATCTGTCGCAACCGCTACAGCATGTACTGGAAGGTCACACGAAAGGAGTAACACAAGTAGATGCAATCTACCAAAGTGGACATTTGATCGTAGCCACTGGTTCGGCCGATAGCAGCATCAAACTGTGGCGGATGAATGAAGAAGACAAATTTTATTGTGCCCAAACCATTAACCTTGGAACGGGATTCTGCTTTGCgttgaaattttttcttctgCCTCGGTCGAGCGGTTTAATGCTAACTTGTGCCATGGACAACGACCagattcacttgtatgctttcaCTGAGGAGCAGTTCGTTTTGGTGGATAAATTAAAGGGCCACACGGATTGGGTTCGAGGTCTAGATTGCATTCTAGATATTGAGAAAGACGATCTATTACTGGCCAGTGCATCACAAGATGGTTTTATTCGTCTGTGGAGAATTTCCCCGAGAGAGATAAATCGACCTCAACAGCCATTGGATGATTTCTCTAGTGACCAAGATATCGTTCTAGAAGAGAAAGTTTTCAGTATAAACCATGAGGGTGAAGATTATTACTATGCCGTATCACTAGAATCGGTTCTGCAAGGTCACGAAGGATGGGTTTACGGAGTACATTTCAGCAGAGAGGGTTCTCAGTTACATCTTCTGTCTAGTTCGATTGATAAAACGTTAATAATTTGGACACCAACCAGTTCCGGAATCTGGTTCGAGCGCGTTCGCGTCGGTGAGGTCGGAGGCTCATCACTCGGTTTTTATGGAGGAAAGTTTTCGCCGACTTCTCAATCCATCATTGGTCATGGGTTCCAGGGAAGCCTTCATCTTTGGCAACAAGATCCAGTGGATGCTAGGGTTTGGAAACCAGGCACCATAGTTGGAGGACATTTTGAGGCAGTTCGTGACTTGGTATGGGAACCGGTTGAAGGCAATTTTCTGGTGACGGTTGCAGCAGATCAAACCTCCCGCATACACGCTGACTGGAAACGGTCTCACTCAGATGAAGTGACATGGCATGAGATCGCTCGACCACAAGTCCACGGATACGATATGCAGTGCCTGTGTATGCTTTCCAGGTACACGTTCGCAAGTGCAGCAGAGGAAAAGATTGTCCGAATTTTTcaagctcctggaaattttgttgaaaacttTCGGCATCTTTGCGACGTTAAAGATGATGAGGAaggagataatattttgaaaa CTACACCAAAAGGTGCCTCAGTACCGTCTCTGGGACTTTCGAATAAGGGAGTTTACGGGAATGCTGAAGAACTACCACCAGAAACGAGACACGTTAAGGACATGTATCCTGAGCATTATTTCACCCCGACGTCCATGATATGTCCACCTACGGAAGAAACTTTGATGCAAAATACGTTGTGGCCGGAAATGCAGAAGCTCTACGGGCACGGCTATGAGATATACGCACTTGCTGCAACGCTGGACGGTCGGTTCGTGGCTTCTGCTAGTCGAGCTACTTCGGCAGAACACGCACAAATTTTAATCTG GAATACCTCAACGTGGAAAATAGTTCAGCGCTTGCCGGCCCATCAATTGACGGTAACTCAATTGGCTTTTGCACCAAGTAACACCCTACTGTTGGCAGTTTCCAGGGATCGAACGTTGTCTGTGTTCGAAAACAAAGATCAAGGAGAAAATTGCAATTTCATACTAATCACTCACACGAACAAACAAACGAGTATTCACACAAGAATTATTTGGTGCTGTAATTGGTCCCACGATTCAAAGCATTTTGTGACCGGTTCCCGTGATGGCAAAGTGGTCTTGTGGGATCGACAGGAAGTACAATTTAGCGCCAAAGCTATACTGGATCTGAAGGGGGACTCGGTGACGGCTGTGGCATTCGCTAGCCGGAAGTTACATCAGAACCAGTATCTGATAGCAATTGGTttagagaaaggcatcatacaGCTGTATGCGATCGAGCAGGAATGGAAATTGTTGgcaaccgtgaatcattc ATGCGGCCATCACTTAACGGTGAAGCGACTAGCTTTCAGACCTACGGAGGAAACCATTCAGCTGGCTAGCTGTGGAGAAGATAATTTAGTAAGAATTTACGATATTTCGTactaa